In Drosophila nasuta strain 15112-1781.00 chromosome 4, ASM2355853v1, whole genome shotgun sequence, a single genomic region encodes these proteins:
- the LOC132794885 gene encoding LOW QUALITY PROTEIN: inhibin beta chain (The sequence of the model RefSeq protein was modified relative to this genomic sequence to represent the inferred CDS: deleted 1 base in 1 codon) — MVFDFVPQQLAPFGCRTATSSSCNISSKCYFNCSCFCCRQGCCTVISCCCCYCSSELSINLCCSNLRRSSPTTLKPLHKKWNGSLSVIPAIVLSIIYHWLVQIIRILESVLLLHRKKKNPLGVAIIRRLHSVWKTSPSVSNSANPQCLDLRKELKEQCRHVHMCYDIANDQQLKSNNLCKMFCNNRKRQRRRKRRRRRRRHNNNNNNIGNSKQTASHNRKRQQQPNKRCDIRCCQSNMPPNFSLSKATSENMPGSMSALSEFMYSWTLSHSHVHSIDTLPRHCFKANRNRANFVWLLIGLFWLEVKLINCNTINVNSGGYVSNLAIVQKACTLCQLEMANIYADKDNPHIDYNNNNNNNNNMYNNNDFNKVKMSRIHKKPDDHNNLNTNNNDRVRLESIKRQILTKLGLSQKPNVSHPLPKQFIWETIYRADGGLNIAHDDTFQISGSSRVINKKPPKLRNLVMINDYSYKNDAKQTHRRNSKSTNWVPHNPRTLIGIKSDSKEWRNRQNKKRNQRANAYNKSTYLLDIHRSSDSVNTNSDNANYQQQHDPMYYRNINNGEQIHSKLKDLNANTNNNAPTQYYTNYEEENMIHESIPMDIPDQDALGFEREDFFGNTQEIITFAEEGTQYHQYRIVEFSPQKNMTPNQKLSIRSAQMHLRIEKHRNGKDATSPGINFQIQKLFEIKGKKKNHYIGSGSVPRERIKIWVFRMTDNINITEKVVDQAFLFRASFEVVTDNLGWQRFDMTETIREWYSDHKNRNLRLLIDCTGCGSQYSLHLFPRSSSIQAASKNMKSVNNVNPNRPFLVLHTEPTRPRRVRRRALDCGGTTSGQCCKESFYVSFKALGWDDWIIAPRGYFANYCRGECTGPFRTPDTFQTFHTHFIEEYRKMGLLNGMKPCCAPVKFSSMSLIYYGDEGIIKRDLPKMVVDECGCP, encoded by the exons ATGGTTTTTGACTTTGTACCACAACAACTGGCTCCATTTGGATGCCGAACTGCCACCAGCAGTAGCTGCAATATCAGTAGCAAATGTTATTTCAATTGTTCATGCTTCTGTTGCCGTCAGGGATGTTGCACTGTCAtatcttgttgctgctgctattgcagCAGCGAATTGAGTATCAACTTGTGCTGCAGCAATCTCCGCCGTTCATCACCTACTACACTAAAGCCTTTACACAAAAAGTGGAACGGCAGTCTAAGCGTAATTCCAGCAATAGTCCTGTCAATTATATATCATTGGTTAGTTCAAATCATAAGGATATTAGAAAGCGTCTTGCTGCTGCAtcgtaaaaaaaagaatccgCTAGGAGTAGCAATTATAAGACGCTTACACAGTGTATGGAAGACATCACCGAGTGTTAGTAACAGTGCCAATCCTCAGTGCTTAGATCTCCGAAAGGAATTGAAAGAGCAATGTCgacatgtacatatgtgctATGATATTGCCAATGATCAGCAGTTAAAGTCGaacaatttatgcaaaatgttttgcaacAACCGTAAACGACAACGAAGGCGTAAGCGAAGGCGTAGAAGACGTAggcacaacaataataacaataacattggCAACAGCAAGCAAACAGCAAGCCACAATCgaaaaaggcagcagcaacctAATAAACGATGTGATATTCGATGCTGCCAAAGCAATATGCCTCCAAACTTTAGTCTATCCAAGGCTACTTCTGAGAATATGCCTGGATCTATGTCAGCCCTCAGTGAATTCATGTACTCGTGGACATTATCGCACTCCCATGTGCATTCTATAGACACTTTGCCACGGCATTGCTTTAAGGCAAACCGGAATCgtgcaaattttgtttggCTGTTAATTGGACTCTTCTGGCTGGAAGTAAAACTAATCAATTGCAATACAATCAATGTGAACAGTGGTGGCTATGTCTCGAATCTTGCAATCGTGCAAAAAGCATGTACGCTATGTCAACTTGAGATGGCAAACATTTACGCAGATAAAG ATAACCCTCACATAgactacaacaataacaataacaataacaataacatgtACAATAACAATGACTTCAACAAGGTAAAAATGAGTCGTATCCATAAGAAACCTGATGATCACAACAACCTCAAtaccaacaataa CGATCGTGTGCGTTTGGAGTCAATAAAACGACAGATACTCACCAAACTTGGACTCAGTCAGAAGCCAAATGTATCGCATCCTTTGCCGAAACAATTTATCTGGGAGACGATTTATCGAGCGGATGGTGGCCTTAACATTGCGCATGATGACACATTTCAGATTAGTGGAAGCAGTCGAGTAATCAATAAAAAGCCGCCGAAACTGCGAAATTTAGTGATGATCAATGACTACAGTTATAAAAATGATGCGAAACAAACACATCGCAGAAATTCCAAATCAACGAATTGGGTTCCACATAATCCAAGAACTTTAATAGGAATAAAATCAGACTCTAAGGAGTGGCGAAAtaggcaaaataaaaagaggaATCAAAGGGCAAATGCTTACAATAAATCAACATATCTTTTAGATATACATCGTAGTAGTGATAGTGTTAACACTAACTCGGATAACGCGAACTATCAACAACAGCATGATCCAATGTATTATCGTAATATCAACAACGGAGAACAAATACATTCAAAACTGAAGGATCTTAATGCAAATACTAATAACAACGCTCCCACACAGTATTATACCAATTATGAAGAGGAAAATATGATTCACGAGTCTATACCTATGGATATACCTGATCAAGATGCACTTGGATTTGAGCGCGAAGACTTCTTTGGTAACACTCAAGAGATTATCACATTTGCAGAGGAAG GAACACAATATCATCAATATCGTATAGTTGAGTTTTCTCCACAAAAAAACATG ACACCAAATCAAAAGCTATCTATTCGAAGTGCGCAAATGCATTTACGAATTGAGAAACACCGTAATGGCAAGGATGCAACATCACCAggaattaattttcaaatacaaaaattatttgaaataaaggGAAAAAAGAAGAACCATTACATTGGAAGTGGAAGTGTGCCGCGCGAACGAATTAAAATATGGGTATTCCGTATGACTGATAACATTAATATCACAGAAAAg GTAGTTGATCAAGCTTTCTTATTCCGGGCGTCATTTGAAGTTGTAACCGACAATTTGGGTTGGCAACGTTTTGACATGACCGAAACAATTAGGGAGTGGTACAGCGATCACAAGAATAGAAATTTGCGTCTGTTGATTGACTGCACGGGATGTGGAAGCCAATATTCATTGCACTTGTTCCCAAGGTCGTCGTCCATCCAAGCAGcttcaaaaaatatgaaatcgGTGAATAACGTAAATCCGAATCGCCCTTTTCTTGTGCTTCATACCGAGCCAACAAGACCGAGACGTGTGAGAAGACGTGCTTTGGATTGTGGTGGTACCACTAGTGGACAATGCTGTAAGGAATCGTTTTATGTATCGTTTAAGGCGCTTGGATGGGACGATTGGATCATCGCACCCCGTGggtattttgcaaattattgcCGTGGCGAATGCACTGGGCCTTTTCGAACTCCGGATacatttcaaacatttcataCGCATTTCATAGAAGAATATCGAAAAATGGGACTGTTAAATGGAATGAAACCCTGTTGTGCTCCTGTCAAGTTCTCGAGCATGTCGTTGATCTACTATGGCGACGAGGGTATAATTAAACGTGATTTGCCAAAAATGGTTGTTGACGAATGCGGCTGTCCTTAA